The region CACAAATATGATTTCAAGGATAACATCCCCCAATTTTTACTTTGACCATATCTATCATCCCAATAAAAAAAAGATCCAGTGAACCTACATCTGGCAACAttcaagaaggaaaggaagggaggcagTTCAAAGCATCTGTTTACTCCATCCAAATGTATTTGGATGCAGGTACTCTCAGCCTCTGTCCTTTACAATAAAGAGTAAAACCACAGAGCATATACAGCAATTAGGGCTGAGACCATCCAGATCTATCTGAAACATTTATAGacaaaaggaaaatttcaaagGGAGTAGGAATTAAAAGgttaaggggggggggggtggaaaaaGACTGAATTTCCATGAGAAATAGTGACTTAAATTCACACAGTAAACATTTCATTGatgttttgtttcattctgtGATTTATGATCTATAGATGCAACTTCTTAGGTTTAAGATGGCAAAGATCTGAGATCTATAATTTGTCAGACTAGAGGCGGTGGACCCAAAATTATTAGATTTAACTTTCAACAAAATAGCAAGTGATCTCTGCTTCACTTTCTTCAACCTGAAACTTTTTGCACTTGATTTGTAATAAGTTTGTGacgttttgttgttatttaggaAGAAACCCACCAGTGGTCTGCACAGAACCTGACTGGCCTCGTCACATGGTATTACAACAAAACACTACACCCAATAAATGCATTTCTTTCAGGCAAAAACATTACAAGTGAAAATGTCAACAAAACCATTCATTCCTGTTAACTGTTCTTCAATCTGGAATAAGTAGAAATGTATGGAACCAGGAATTTTAAACagtgtttttaattgaaaataaagcTAAAGCATGCTTTTCAACAGTGCAAATTTCCATAATTTTGATTTACTGCTTCCATCATCACAACATAGTACACCAGCATGGCCCTTACCAAGGGCTAGACCCTAACGATTTGCATGTTGAACTACTTTGATTTTAAGTGCAAATATAGATAGTCACCTCTGATTGTCACTTGCAGTAGAAACTCTCCTGCTCTATACACAGGATGGTCTGAAAACAGAAGTTCagagagatgcagagaaagtaaaagtaataaaatcCAAGTGCCTGAGTTCTGGTACCAAAAAGCCCTGAAATAACTGTTATTTTTCATTTGGGGTATTCGAACAATTCTGacccattttccttttcttggttGCTTTTTTACTGCTCTGTCACTATAAAGAGTCAGACCATAAAATATCCTGCTattatgagaaatattttaattgttttgcaACTTTGAGGAGTCATGTTCAGACCACAAGTTAAGCAGGACAATAGTAAGAGTCACCTAATTTCAAATTATGGGTGAGGATGCAAAAAGGACTTTTCCAATTGCAAGGAGTGGcgtaaaagtaaaattaaaccctttacaaaaaaagaaaaagaaaaaagacaatattATATTTACTTTACTCGATATATGTGAAGCAGCTGTTACCAGCATTCATTCAGGACTCCCcaatatttccaatcaaaaaacaataaaataagtgCAACTACTCTTGGAGAGGAAatgaggggagaaaaagaaaaagataccccacaaGAAACTTCTTGCTACCTCACTGTGTAACCATGTAACCAGCCTAACAAACTTTCACTGAATTAAGTTACACTTTTAGGTCTGAAATCTAGTGCATAAACTTAATGGCTCATtgtaatatttattattcaaCCTTTTGACATTTATTTGTAGCAGTTGAATTGAGGTACCGGGTGCATTATTAGCATTGAAACAGTAAAGTGTTCCAGCTCTACCGTAATAACTGAGTTTACTTGAGTCTTTAGCCTGAAGTATAGTCTGTGGAATGTAAACCAAcccttctcccacccctcccccaccctactccaaaaaaaaaaaaaaacccgcaatggaaaaaaaaagtaatccgATTTCTGTCTTCAAAATGCGATAAACCAGGACTCCAAAAGAGGTGTAACACATTAATGGACTTGTACAAACCATCCTGTGCAGTTTACAACAAAAGGAAGGTATGGTTCAAGAAAATATCTTCCAAAAACGCTTTTATGAATTAAATTTCCTGAATTTGTGACTAGGTGGAAGAGGTATTGCAGAACCGCCCAGCTGCCATTTCCATATAGGATGGGCCTTGTGAGGAGGTTGGGAATCCTTAGTGGTGTTTAAGGAATACGCCGGCCACAAATCCCCATCCTTCccaataatgagtgatggtggACAAGGAaaatttgccatgaaattaaatggccTTTTCACTGCTGATGCTACATTGCTGGCTACCTTTTTGCGTCTGTTTATAACTGTAAAATCATCCAGTGTTCCTTCATGTGTCTCAGTTTTACCTGTAGGACGAGGACTTCTAGCTGATTTCAGATTTGGTTTGACTGGAGGTGTCTGAAGTACAGGTCGCTTTCCCAGTACTAGTGTCCGGTAATTTTTCCTCACCCTGGCACCAAATTTATATTCCCCATCCTCAGGTTTTGGAGAACCTAAAGTGCATGAAAGGCCCTGACTCTGAGCCAGTGGATTTAAGGAAGGAGTTTCTTTTTCAGGGCATGCAAAACCTTCCTTGGCTGTAGTTAACAAGGCGTCCTCCTCTTTACTTTCAGTCACACTGTAAAACTCACCCTTCGTATCATTGCACTCGCACTTTAGCTTATTTGTAATAAGGTCAGGTTCATATTCTTCATTAGCACTACTGTCTTCTACTTTGATTTTAATATTGTGCAGAAACGGCAATGTCCTGTCGCCGGTATCAGTACAGGCATTCTCAGCTTTagttgttgctgctactgctgctgtatCCACCTCGGGATAAGTTGGCGAAGAAGAGGGCAAATCCGTAGCAAATTCAGTACAATGGGGGATTTTGGAATCTTTTTCTGAATTTGTTGCTGCTCCCGAAGAATCATTATTTAAGAACCTAGCAGCTATTGTGTTGTTATCTGCACAGTGTGTAGTAGGAGTTGCTTGCAGGCATTTCCTAGCCTCGCGGAGTATTCTTTGTTGTGGAAATGCATTGTTTGTCTTTGGGCTAGGTGAAGAGGCCCCCTCCGTCAGGCAGTTAATTGTCAGGTCAGTTCTCTTTACAGTACTGGAGATTTCAGATTGTGGGAATGTAATCTCAGATACCCTATCGTTCCTTATCTCTGTGAAACAACTCCCCAGGCTGGCCGGGCAGTACACCGGAGACGCTTTGGGGACCCAGCTCTGCAGATTCCACTCCTCGGGCGATTCCGCTTTGACACTACTCTTGAGATCGGGAAGTCTGCCGGCATCCTCGAAAGCAGCGGGTTTGGTTGCAGCGGCGGCGGAGGCCAGATGGTACAAGAAGTTGGCCTGCGCCTGTACGCTGGGAGGCTTGCAGAAGCTGGTGCGCCTGAAACGGATGCTCTGCACGGACACTTGGCTGGAGCCGGAGCTAGAGTCCGACTCCGTGGAcgagtcctcctcctcctcctccgagcTGACTTCACTGGAATCCGAGGCCCCACtgcccccctcctcctcttcctcctcctcttcctcctcctctccctcctcctcctcttcctccgaGGACACAGAGTTGCTGGAGCTGGACACACTGGAGCCAAAATCCGAGTCGTTGGCGGCATGGTCCGAGTAGGAGCTGGACTCGGAGTCGCTGCTGCAACTCTCGGGAAAGCTGCCCAGATGGGGCTGCGGCCGGTGGTGATGAGGGGGATGGTGATTCGGCTGCGGCAGCTGGGcccggtggtggtggtgatggtggtggtggtggtggtgatggtggtggtggtggtggggaggcggGCAG is a window of Budorcas taxicolor isolate Tak-1 chromosome 13, Takin1.1, whole genome shotgun sequence DNA encoding:
- the SKIDA1 gene encoding SKI/DACH domain-containing protein 1; amino-acid sequence: MGDLKSGFEEVDGVRLGYLIIKGKQMFALSQVFTDLLKNIPRTTVHKRMDHLKVKKHHCDLEELRKLKAINSIAFHAAKCTLISREDVEALYTSCKTERVLKTKRRRVGRALATKAPPPGRAAAAAAAAGPRPAFWKDKHQLWRGLSGAARPLPISAQSPRPGAAAAAARPAAHLPQIFSKFPGSHYPELVRSPCKPPLNYETAPLQGNYVAFHSDPAYFRSLLCSKHPAAAAAAAAAAAAAAAAAAAYYQASAAGPQPKAAAATAGAGGPVSLTYRCKRKRGGAKDCLLAPHAGARRLLLLPRSYKAKAAAAAAAAAAAAAAAAAAGATCLERFHLVNGFCPPPHHHHHHHHHHHHHHHHHRAQLPQPNHHPPHHHRPQPHLGSFPESCSSDSESSSYSDHAANDSDFGSSVSSSSNSVSSEEEEEEGEEEEEEEEEEEGGSGASDSSEVSSEEEEEDSSTESDSSSGSSQVSVQSIRFRRTSFCKPPSVQAQANFLYHLASAAAATKPAAFEDAGRLPDLKSSVKAESPEEWNLQSWVPKASPVYCPASLGSCFTEIRNDRVSEITFPQSEISSTVKRTDLTINCLTEGASSPSPKTNNAFPQQRILREARKCLQATPTTHCADNNTIAARFLNNDSSGAATNSEKDSKIPHCTEFATDLPSSSPTYPEVDTAAVAATTKAENACTDTGDRTLPFLHNIKIKVEDSSANEEYEPDLITNKLKCECNDTKGEFYSVTESKEEDALLTTAKEGFACPEKETPSLNPLAQSQGLSCTLGSPKPEDGEYKFGARVRKNYRTLVLGKRPVLQTPPVKPNLKSARSPRPTGKTETHEGTLDDFTVINRRKKVASNVASAVKRPFNFMANFPCPPSLIIGKDGDLWPAYSLNTTKDSQPPHKAHPIWKWQLGGSAIPLPPSHKFRKFNS